Proteins from one Puntigrus tetrazona isolate hp1 chromosome 10, ASM1883169v1, whole genome shotgun sequence genomic window:
- the stoml2 gene encoding stomatin-like protein 2, mitochondrial: protein MIRTAVCRAGSGLLKHSRQTLPALWGTRAQHRWASSLPLNTVVLFVPQQEAWVVERMGRFHRILEPGLNFLIPILDRVKYVQSLKEIVIDVPEQSAVSLDNVTLQIDGVLYLRILDPFKASYGVEDPEYAVTQLAQTTMRSELGKLTLDKVFRERESLNSNIVHSINQASDEWGIRCLRYEIKDIHVPPRVKESMQMQVEAERKKRATVLESEGTREAAINVAEGRKQAQILASEGQKAEQINKAAGEANAVLAKAEAKAKAIQLLSEALTEQNGNAAASLTVAEQYVSAFSNLAKESNTILLPSNTGDISSMVSQAMAIYGSLSKTKSAADSGTAETNEPVWKEDAMSETETGHK, encoded by the exons ATGATCAGGACGGCGGTGTGTCGGGCAGGGAGTGGTCTTTTAAAG CATTCACGGCAAACCCTGCCTGCTTTATGGGGGACCCGTGCTCAACATCGATGGGCTTCCAGCCTCCCTTTGAACACCGTGGTTCTGTTCGTGCCCCAGCAGGAAGCTTGGGTGGTGGAAAGAATGGGCCGTTTCCACCGAATCCTGGAACCA GGTCTAAACTTCCTGATTCCCATCTTGGACCGAGTTAAATACGTTCAAAGCCTCAAAGAGATAGTGATCGATGTGCCCGAGCAGTCAGCCGTTTCCCTCG ACAATGTGACGTTGCAGATAGATGGAGTTTTATATCTCAGGATACTCGACCCATTTAAG GCCAGTTATGGAGTGGAGGACCCAGAATATGCTGTTACCCAGCTGGCACAGACCACCATGAGATCAGAGCTGGGAAAACTGACTCTGGACAAAGTGTTTAGG GAAAGAGAGTCCCTGAATTCCAATATCGTTCACTCTATAAACCAGGCATCAGATGAATGGGGGATTCGATGTCTTCGATACGAGATCAAAGACATTCACGTTCCTCCACGGGTAAAAGAGTCTATGCAAATGCAG GTGGAGGCCGAGCGGAAGAAGAGAGCCACTGTTCTGGAGTCAGAGGGGACGAGGGAGGCGGCCATCAATGTGGCTGAGGGTCGCAAACAGGCTCAGATTCTGGCGTCTGAGGGGCAGAAAGCCGAACAGATAAATAAAGCTgctg GTGAAGCGAATGCTGTTTTGGCTAAAGCTGAGGCAAAGGCCAAAGCTATCCAGCTGCTGTCCGAGGCGCTCACCGAGCAG AATGGAAACGCTGCAGCATCTTTAACGGTAGCTGAACAATACGTCTCTGCTTTCTCCAACCTGGCCAAGGAATCTAACACCATCTTATTGCCTTCCAACACAGGAGACATCAGCAGCATGGTCTCTCAG GCCATGGCAATATACGGGAGTTTATCAAAGACAAAGAGCGCAGCAGACAGTGGGACCGCTGAGACCAACGAGCCAGTTTGGAAAGAAGACGCTATGTCTGAAACAGAAACTGGACATAAATAA